In one Achromobacter spanius genomic region, the following are encoded:
- a CDS encoding universal stress protein — translation MTQQTGPILLATDLSARGDRALDRALQLARELGTQLIVLHVMESHATPARLTTPVWRRLSTDHKALAERELAEDLAAADVSTEVVVVSGDPLTHIIETADSYGCSLIVTGTARDETLGRLLLGTTVEKLVRQARQPVLVVKTRPRKPYRDVLVATDFSAGSRHALRAALQLVPNANLTLFHAYDVPFQGKATVPDDAVTRSFYKGAEQSAREFTANTPELAGLPPPKVVLEPGQPETVLSEYSFNHRSDLVVTGTHGRTGILRTAIGSVAERLLEALPSDVLIVRLQDES, via the coding sequence ATGACACAACAAACAGGCCCCATCCTTTTGGCGACAGACCTGAGCGCACGCGGCGACCGAGCCCTGGACCGCGCGCTACAGCTCGCGCGTGAACTCGGCACTCAACTGATCGTGCTGCACGTCATGGAAAGCCACGCCACGCCGGCCCGCCTGACCACCCCGGTCTGGCGGCGCCTGTCCACCGACCACAAGGCGCTGGCCGAACGCGAGCTGGCCGAAGACCTGGCCGCCGCCGACGTATCCACCGAAGTGGTCGTCGTGTCGGGCGACCCGCTGACGCACATCATCGAAACCGCCGACAGCTACGGCTGCTCGCTGATCGTGACCGGCACCGCCCGCGACGAAACCCTGGGCCGGCTGCTGCTGGGCACCACCGTGGAAAAGCTGGTCCGCCAGGCACGCCAACCGGTACTGGTGGTGAAGACCCGTCCGCGCAAACCGTATCGCGACGTGCTAGTCGCCACCGACTTTTCCGCCGGATCCCGCCATGCCCTGCGTGCCGCGCTGCAACTGGTGCCCAACGCCAACCTGACCTTGTTCCACGCTTATGACGTGCCGTTCCAGGGCAAGGCGACCGTGCCCGACGACGCCGTCACCCGCAGCTTCTACAAGGGCGCGGAACAGAGCGCGCGCGAATTCACCGCCAACACGCCTGAATTGGCGGGCCTGCCACCGCCCAAGGTGGTGCTGGAACCCGGCCAGCCCGAAACCGTGCTGTCGGAATATTCATTCAACCACCGTTCGGACCTGGTGGTGACGGGCACGCATGGCCGCACCGGCATCCTGCGTACCGCCATCGGCAGCGTGGCCGAGCGCCTGCTGGAAGCGCTACCCAGCGACGTGCTGATCGTCCGGCTGCAAGACGAAAGCTAG
- a CDS encoding trimeric intracellular cation channel family protein encodes MLSDISPLLLHTLYLVAIVAEAMTAALSAGRRDMDWMGVCIIACVTALGGGSLRDVLLGHYPLTWVIHPEYLWMTGGAAILTALIAPVMRRLRSLFLLADALGLVAFTVIGCQVAQMMQLPITVVLISGMITGCAGGVLRDVLCNEVPLLFRKELYASVSVVTGALYLGGQSLGLSANAAVPLALVAGLALRLLALRFNWQMPKFVYRDDWH; translated from the coding sequence ATGCTCTCAGACATATCCCCCTTGTTGCTGCACACGCTGTACCTGGTTGCCATCGTGGCCGAAGCGATGACCGCGGCGCTGTCCGCCGGCCGGCGTGACATGGACTGGATGGGCGTGTGCATCATTGCCTGCGTAACGGCGCTGGGCGGCGGTTCGTTGCGCGACGTGCTGCTGGGGCACTACCCGCTGACCTGGGTCATCCACCCCGAGTACCTGTGGATGACGGGGGGCGCGGCCATCCTGACGGCATTGATCGCGCCGGTGATGCGGCGGCTGCGCAGCCTGTTCCTCCTGGCCGACGCGCTGGGCCTGGTGGCCTTTACCGTCATCGGCTGCCAGGTCGCGCAGATGATGCAACTGCCCATTACCGTCGTGCTGATCAGCGGCATGATCACCGGCTGCGCGGGCGGAGTGCTGCGCGACGTGCTCTGCAACGAAGTGCCGCTGCTGTTTCGCAAGGAGCTCTACGCCAGCGTGTCGGTGGTGACCGGGGCGCTGTACCTGGGTGGCCAATCCCTGGGGCTGTCGGCCAATGCGGCCGTGCCGCTGGCGCTGGTGGCAGGGCTGGCGCTGCGGCTCCTGGCCTTGCGTTTCAACTGGCAAATGCCCAAGTTTGTGTACCGAGACGATTGGCATTGA
- a CDS encoding GntR family transcriptional regulator, with product MDVKAPATIPYFLQEQIRALIVDGTIRPGQPLREQELEQRFGTSRSPIREALRLLELSGLVTHIQRKGFRATLYTEAQIRHLYMLRAELEAYCLRQLADMQDLAPLLAELRSYDQAIASAMAKRDARACIAAAREFYLACARYTGNTPLTSMLSKLYEQVEPLRFLLAKRSVQTHVIQSYTHGITQALALRDVDRAADLTRTYVTEVLPSILEAYHEAAGQVSADAPARYARV from the coding sequence TTGGACGTCAAAGCGCCCGCCACGATTCCGTATTTTCTGCAGGAACAAATTCGTGCGTTGATAGTGGATGGCACCATCCGGCCCGGGCAGCCCTTGCGGGAGCAAGAACTGGAGCAGCGTTTCGGCACCAGCCGCAGCCCGATCCGGGAAGCGCTGCGCTTGCTGGAACTGAGCGGCCTGGTCACGCATATCCAACGCAAGGGCTTTCGGGCCACGCTCTATACCGAAGCGCAGATCCGTCATCTGTACATGCTGCGCGCCGAACTGGAGGCGTATTGCCTGCGCCAGCTGGCCGACATGCAAGACCTGGCGCCGCTGTTGGCCGAACTGCGCAGCTATGACCAGGCCATCGCGTCCGCGATGGCCAAGCGCGATGCGCGGGCCTGCATCGCGGCCGCGCGCGAGTTCTATCTGGCCTGCGCCCGGTATACGGGCAATACCCCGCTGACCAGTATGTTGAGCAAGCTCTATGAACAGGTAGAGCCGCTGCGCTTCCTGCTGGCCAAGCGGTCGGTGCAAACCCATGTGATCCAGTCGTACACCCACGGCATCACGCAGGCCTTGGCGCTGCGCGACGTCGACCGCGCGGCCGATCTGACGCGCACCTATGTGACGGAAGTGCTGCCGAGCATTCTTGAGGCTTATCACGAAGCCGCGGGTCAGGTTTCGGCGGACGCGCCGGCCCGCTACGCCCGCGTCTGA
- a CDS encoding biotin-dependent carboxyltransferase family protein, which translates to MSVTVIKPGMLSSFQDSGRAGYQHQGIPAAGAMDERAHRLANALAGNTGDPATLEMTLAGPTLRFDASTCFALAGADLGATLNGQDIPVHRPLVAQAGDILAFGARPATGVRGYLAVHGGFALPPVMGSESTYLRSGFGGFNGRALIKGDRVALRAPLATDRDVGRLRQSLWNLRIYLPGILASKRRGPIRFLPGMHWLEFSEASRQAFTTAEFRISPQSDRMGYRLAGPALFMDAPRQMLSEAASFGTVQVPAGGEAIILMADRQTTGGYPKIAQVATVDLAALAQAAPGQTLRFEPIDMDEAQRLDAERERAFAQLHEALAPLRATLLSADGVNVTDQTRA; encoded by the coding sequence ATGAGCGTGACCGTTATCAAACCCGGCATGCTGTCCAGCTTTCAGGACAGCGGCCGCGCGGGTTACCAGCACCAGGGCATTCCCGCCGCGGGCGCCATGGACGAGCGCGCGCACCGTCTTGCCAATGCGCTGGCCGGCAATACGGGTGACCCCGCCACCTTGGAAATGACGCTGGCCGGCCCCACCCTGCGCTTTGATGCGTCCACCTGTTTCGCCCTGGCCGGCGCCGACCTGGGCGCCACGCTGAACGGCCAGGACATTCCCGTGCACCGGCCGCTGGTGGCCCAGGCGGGGGACATCCTGGCCTTCGGCGCTCGCCCGGCGACGGGCGTGCGGGGCTACCTGGCCGTACATGGCGGCTTTGCCTTGCCGCCCGTGATGGGTAGCGAAAGTACGTATCTGCGCAGCGGTTTCGGCGGATTCAACGGACGCGCGCTGATCAAAGGCGACCGCGTTGCGCTGCGCGCGCCCCTGGCAACAGACCGCGACGTGGGCCGCTTGCGCCAATCGCTGTGGAATCTGCGCATCTATCTGCCCGGCATCTTGGCCAGCAAGCGCCGGGGGCCGATCCGCTTTCTGCCCGGCATGCATTGGCTTGAGTTTTCCGAGGCCTCGCGCCAGGCCTTCACCACGGCGGAATTCCGTATCAGCCCACAGTCGGATCGCATGGGGTATCGCTTGGCGGGTCCGGCGCTGTTCATGGACGCACCGCGCCAGATGTTGTCAGAGGCCGCCAGCTTCGGCACCGTGCAGGTGCCCGCGGGCGGCGAAGCCATCATTCTGATGGCCGACCGGCAGACAACTGGCGGCTATCCCAAGATTGCCCAGGTTGCCACGGTGGACCTGGCGGCGCTGGCCCAGGCTGCGCCCGGCCAAACGCTGCGTTTCGAGCCGATCGACATGGACGAGGCGCAGCGTCTGGACGCCGAGCGCGAACGCGCCTTTGCGCAATTACACGAGGCGCTGGCGCCGCTGCGCGCCACGCTGCTGTCAGCCGATGGCGTCAACGTGACGGATCAGACGCGGGCGTAG
- the pxpB gene encoding 5-oxoprolinase subunit PxpB, whose amino-acid sequence MNDSSEPPSSACPRWRILPQGDRCIIVSFGDGIDPALGRTCLAAARKLRDARWAGVTDVVPSFAAVAVHYRPDGQGNGPTCASLSARIDALLAEGIPTDAVGGRDIDIPVCYGGEHGPDLADVAQAAGLSPEAVIALHSQPRSMVFMLGFAPGHAYLGVHDEKLNLPRRASPRTAVPAGAVAVANRQTVIYPSRLPGGWSIIGATPLTLFDPAREPASLLQPGDSVRFVPISPEEFDRMRQGQP is encoded by the coding sequence TTGAACGATTCTTCAGAACCCCCTTCCTCGGCCTGTCCCCGCTGGCGCATCCTGCCCCAGGGTGACCGCTGCATCATCGTCTCGTTTGGCGACGGCATAGACCCCGCGCTGGGGCGCACCTGCCTGGCCGCCGCGCGCAAACTGCGCGACGCGCGCTGGGCGGGCGTCACCGACGTGGTGCCGTCCTTTGCCGCGGTCGCGGTGCACTACCGCCCCGACGGCCAGGGCAACGGCCCTACCTGCGCCAGCCTTTCCGCCCGCATCGACGCCTTGCTGGCCGAAGGCATCCCCACCGACGCCGTGGGCGGACGCGACATCGACATCCCCGTTTGCTATGGCGGCGAACATGGCCCCGACCTGGCCGACGTGGCGCAAGCCGCGGGCTTGTCGCCCGAGGCCGTCATTGCCCTGCACAGCCAGCCACGCAGCATGGTCTTCATGCTGGGCTTTGCCCCCGGCCATGCTTACCTGGGCGTGCACGATGAAAAGTTGAACCTTCCCCGCCGCGCCTCGCCCCGCACCGCGGTCCCCGCGGGCGCCGTCGCGGTCGCCAACCGCCAGACGGTGATCTACCCCAGCCGCCTGCCAGGTGGCTGGAGCATCATTGGCGCCACCCCGCTGACCCTGTTCGACCCCGCCCGCGAACCCGCATCGTTGCTGCAGCCGGGCGATTCCGTCCGCTTCGTGCCGATTTCGCCCGAGGAATTCGACCGTATGCGCCAAGGCCAGCCATGA
- a CDS encoding VOC family protein, with translation MTAQTNLPPFHLAFPVRDLAEARAFYGEKLGCPEGRSSDEWIDFNFYGHQIVAHLAPSECGHKATSAVDSHNVPVRHFGAVLSMEQWEAMSKRLIDAGTEFVIEPYIRFKGEVGEQATMFFLDPSGNALEFKAFKNMDSLFAK, from the coding sequence ATGACTGCCCAAACCAATCTGCCGCCGTTCCATTTGGCCTTTCCGGTTCGCGACCTGGCCGAAGCCCGCGCCTTCTACGGCGAAAAGCTGGGCTGTCCGGAAGGCCGTAGCTCGGACGAATGGATCGACTTCAATTTCTACGGCCACCAGATCGTTGCCCACCTGGCCCCAAGCGAATGCGGTCACAAGGCCACCAGCGCCGTGGACTCTCACAACGTGCCCGTGCGCCATTTCGGCGCCGTGCTTTCCATGGAACAATGGGAAGCCATGTCCAAGCGCCTGATCGACGCCGGCACGGAATTCGTCATTGAGCCCTACATCCGCTTCAAAGGCGAAGTCGGCGAACAAGCCACGATGTTCTTCCTGGATCCGTCGGGCAACGCGCTGGAATTCAAGGCGTTCAAGAACATGGATTCGCTCTTCGCCAAGTAA
- a CDS encoding LysR substrate-binding domain-containing protein, producing MIKEFKTFIAVARDGTFTGAGTHLGLTQSAVSAQIKRLEEYLGVALFDRSARAAVLNAHGREMLPQAEELVAMAERMVTTAGAGQVSGSLRIGAIASVQQDLLVKALGRFRAVYPDVRVRVVPGVSLSLLGQVDAGEVDMAVLIRPPFALPPELGWQRLLSEPVVLAMPESMPVAPWRELLATQPFIRYDRASFGGRVVDIFLKKHRINVHEAVELDEIEAIASMVRHGVGVALLPQLRGLDVTGLRLVPLGEQAFYREIGIIGRLPFDAGSVREKMAECLAASA from the coding sequence GTGATCAAAGAATTCAAGACATTCATCGCGGTAGCGCGAGACGGCACCTTCACCGGCGCGGGCACGCATCTGGGCCTGACGCAGTCGGCGGTCAGCGCCCAGATCAAGCGTCTGGAGGAATATTTGGGGGTGGCGCTGTTCGATCGCAGTGCGCGGGCGGCGGTGCTGAACGCCCATGGTCGCGAGATGTTGCCGCAGGCGGAAGAACTGGTGGCCATGGCTGAACGCATGGTCACCACGGCTGGCGCCGGGCAGGTCAGCGGGTCCCTGCGAATCGGCGCAATTGCGTCGGTGCAGCAAGACTTGCTGGTCAAAGCGCTGGGCCGCTTTCGCGCGGTGTATCCCGACGTGCGGGTACGCGTGGTGCCGGGGGTGTCGTTATCGCTCTTGGGGCAGGTGGACGCGGGCGAGGTGGACATGGCCGTGCTGATCCGCCCACCGTTTGCGCTGCCGCCGGAACTGGGTTGGCAGCGTCTGTTGAGTGAGCCGGTGGTTTTGGCCATGCCGGAATCCATGCCGGTGGCGCCGTGGCGAGAGCTGCTGGCCACGCAGCCGTTCATCCGGTATGACCGTGCTTCTTTTGGCGGGCGCGTGGTGGATATCTTTCTGAAGAAGCATCGCATCAACGTGCACGAGGCCGTGGAGCTGGATGAGATTGAGGCGATTGCCAGCATGGTGCGCCACGGCGTGGGGGTGGCGCTGCTGCCGCAGTTGCGCGGGTTGGACGTGACGGGCTTGCGCTTGGTGCCGCTGGGCGAACAGGCTTTCTACAGGGAAATCGGCATCATCGGCCGCCTGCCTTTCGATGCCGGCAGCGTGCGGGAAAAAATGGCGGAATGTTTAGCCGCGTCCGCATAA